The Streptococcus viridans genome includes a window with the following:
- the aac(6') gene encoding aminoglycoside 6'-N-acetyltransferase, translated as MDGMTKDSIKTAKLMKQLWPQLTDKEAIDEVKKYTNGKNTAIFTEVEGDTIVGLALCSLRFDYVEGCKYSPVGFLEGIIVDEEYRLKDIAKNLCTKCEEWAKNKGCKEFASDCTLTNTDSIRFHLNIGFQEANRIIHFKKKL; from the coding sequence ATGGATGGAATGACAAAAGATTCCATAAAAACGGCTAAACTAATGAAACAATTATGGCCCCAATTGACCGATAAAGAAGCTATTGATGAAGTAAAAAAATATACGAATGGCAAAAATACTGCAATCTTTACTGAAGTTGAAGGTGACACAATTGTAGGTCTAGCACTATGTTCACTCAGATTTGATTATGTTGAAGGTTGTAAATATAGTCCTGTTGGATTCTTAGAAGGGATTATTGTCGACGAGGAATATCGTTTAAAGGATATTGCTAAAAATCTCTGTACAAAATGTGAGGAATGGGCGAAAAATAAAGGATGTAAAGAATTTGCAAGTGACTGTACTTTAACGAATACGGATTCTATAAGATTTCATCTCAATATTGGATTTCAGGAGGCAAATAGAATTATTCATTTTAAGAAGAAATTATAA
- a CDS encoding RDD family protein: protein MKMLAINPISVKKRMIEFLFDYLFILAYLALLFIVSMLIYIIFFNGVPEFTEIQSQWLVFFTSVLPITLLFTFLDYKNDGSFGKVKAGLELVYQKKTVQASLIRNTIKFLPWQLGHMGTIHGFYSNFDGLSIILSISATLLAVSLLAMTMFRRDKRHLGDLIAHTQVQLKGD from the coding sequence ATGAAGATGTTAGCAATCAATCCTATTTCGGTTAAAAAAAGAATGATAGAATTTCTATTCGATTATCTTTTCATTCTAGCTTATTTAGCTCTTCTGTTTATTGTTTCGATGCTTATTTACATCATTTTTTTTAATGGTGTCCCAGAGTTTACAGAAATTCAGTCGCAGTGGCTTGTATTTTTTACCTCTGTTTTGCCAATCACGCTCCTGTTCACATTCTTGGATTATAAAAATGATGGCAGTTTTGGGAAGGTAAAAGCAGGACTTGAACTGGTCTACCAGAAAAAAACAGTGCAAGCTAGCTTGATCAGAAATACCATTAAATTTTTACCTTGGCAACTCGGTCATATGGGCACCATTCATGGCTTCTATAGTAATTTTGATGGATTATCCATTATCCTTTCTATTTCGGCGACTTTACTAGCAGTTTCCTTACTAGCAATGACGATGTTTCGGAGAGATAAGAGGCATCTTGGAGACCTGATAGCCCATACGCAAGTGCAATTAAAAGGTGACTAG
- a CDS encoding CPBP family intramembrane glutamic endopeptidase: MPDFAKIDKKSVYTTIIGLFLMAVLSLTKIIPELSLSGLTVLIGILFFFVLEHFDKKSHIESGLRFKTFFDDLKKQGVILLVLLPVGTAAATLLIGDMIFKGAFASHVLGRTDGMLSFDKIPLLMVQIVIAALGEEIAWRGFFLGKSMRIIPFWLCAILSSLLFAIAHISSGSVRLVSYDIFMIFVDSIIYAMIYKKSGNCLISTLSHILGNATGILLLMMYS; the protein is encoded by the coding sequence ATGCCTGATTTTGCTAAAATAGATAAAAAGTCTGTATATACTACGATCATTGGTTTGTTTCTAATGGCAGTATTGTCTTTGACAAAGATAATACCTGAACTTTCTTTATCAGGTCTCACTGTACTGATTGGTATTCTCTTTTTCTTTGTTCTTGAACATTTTGATAAAAAATCACATATAGAATCAGGTTTGCGCTTTAAAACATTTTTCGATGATCTGAAAAAACAAGGGGTAATTCTTTTGGTCTTGCTTCCTGTAGGAACCGCTGCAGCAACTTTGCTTATCGGCGATATGATATTTAAGGGCGCTTTTGCTAGTCATGTTTTGGGAAGAACGGATGGTATGTTATCCTTCGATAAAATACCGCTCCTTATGGTACAAATAGTAATCGCAGCCTTGGGGGAAGAAATTGCATGGAGAGGTTTCTTTCTTGGTAAGTCAATGAGAATTATACCATTTTGGCTTTGTGCCATTCTATCTTCTTTATTGTTCGCGATAGCCCATATTTCTAGTGGAAGCGTTAGGCTTGTAAGCTACGATATTTTCATGATTTTTGTTGATAGTATTATCTATGCAATGATTTATAAAAAGTCTGGGAATTGTTTGATTTCTACACTTTCTCATATTCTTGGAAATGCAACAGGAATTCTTTTGCTAATGATGTATAGCTAG
- a CDS encoding Ltp family lipoprotein: MKDSIGEKQVKVVIMRKFFTVIFAMVGMMVIWIVFMVYSYQRSYNEWQNSHSGSKVTYPVQEYSSSNSSTKYYDYKKYSSSSSSKTSSSSTKYYDYKNSNKSTDAYVKALFLSENSHLSKQKIEQDLTRWYSEDACQYAMNKLNIDWKEQAVLKAKSLQMFHFSKEMLVWQLINVELFTQEEADYAIEQVNFDWKEEAVKKVEAIANPGNMSKEELLELLVIKRKFTQEEAEYAIEHAQVDWLN; encoded by the coding sequence ATGAAAGATTCCATTGGAGAAAAACAAGTAAAGGTAGTCATTATGAGAAAATTTTTTACAGTTATTTTTGCGATGGTTGGAATGATGGTAATATGGATAGTTTTTATGGTATATAGTTATCAAAGAAGTTATAATGAATGGCAAAATTCACATTCAGGATCAAAGGTAACTTATCCTGTACAAGAATACTCTTCTTCAAATTCTAGTACGAAGTATTATGATTATAAAAAATACTCTTCTTCAAGTTCTAGTAAGACTTCAAGTTCTAGTACGAAGTATTATGATTATAAAAATTCAAATAAATCTACAGATGCATATGTAAAAGCTCTCTTTTTGTCAGAAAATTCTCATTTATCGAAACAGAAAATTGAACAAGATCTAACAAGGTGGTATTCAGAGGATGCTTGCCAGTACGCTATGAATAAACTTAATATAGACTGGAAAGAGCAAGCTGTTTTAAAAGCAAAATCACTTCAAATGTTTCATTTTTCAAAAGAAATGTTAGTTTGGCAACTTATAAATGTTGAACTGTTTACTCAAGAAGAGGCTGACTATGCTATAGAACAAGTTAATTTCGATTGGAAGGAGGAAGCTGTGAAAAAAGTGGAAGCTATTGCAAACCCTGGAAACATGTCAAAAGAGGAGTTATTAGAATTACTTGTCATAAAAAGAAAATTTACTCAAGAAGAAGCTGAGTACGCAATAGAACATGCTCAAGTAGATTGGTTGAATTAA
- a CDS encoding glycoside hydrolase family 13 protein, with protein sequence MELTAIYHRPESEYAYLYKDGQLHIRIRTKKEDIKRIVLHYGDPFIFIEDLYEATKEMDKVTTDDLFDYWQVSVSVRHARIQYLFELEDTAGEKILYGDRGVAAYNRENLDFVMNGFKLPFIHEIDGCAVPDWVAQTVWYQIFPERFANGNPAISPEGVRPWDASIAPQVLDFFGGDLQGIIDHLDYLQELGITGLYLCPIFESPSNHKYDTIDYFEIDRHFGDKETFRQLVKEAHARGMKIMLDAVFNHIGYDSPQWQDVVKHGENSIYKDWFHIKEFPVSSESLWNSRDLSYHAFAFAGYMPKLNTAIPEVKAYLLKVATYWIEEFNIDAWRLDVANEIDHQFWRDFRKAVLAKKPNLYILGEIWHSSQPWLKGDEFHAVMNYPLSESIKDYFLRGHKETQRFIWEINSQSMYYRQQISEVMFNLLDSHDTERILTTAKGNLQSVKSALSFLYLQRGTPCIYYGTELALIGGPDPDCRRVMPWERVSADNDMLNFMKDLIQLRKEVAGLIQHGKVSLEEVEPDVVAVEWQHEGDMLKAYFNQSKKDVVLERGQADLMSLGSISHDRLIIQPNGFVIYREN encoded by the coding sequence ATGGAATTAACAGCTATTTATCATAGGCCTGAATCGGAGTACGCCTATCTATATAAGGACGGCCAGCTTCACATTCGCATCCGGACCAAGAAAGAAGATATCAAACGGATTGTCTTGCACTATGGGGATCCCTTTATTTTTATAGAGGATCTTTATGAGGCGACCAAGGAAATGGACAAGGTGACAACAGATGACCTCTTTGATTATTGGCAGGTGTCGGTATCTGTCCGCCATGCACGGATCCAGTACCTCTTTGAATTAGAGGACACAGCGGGAGAGAAGATCTTGTACGGTGACCGAGGTGTAGCAGCCTACAACAGGGAGAACCTGGACTTCGTCATGAACGGTTTTAAGCTTCCCTTTATCCATGAGATTGATGGGTGTGCTGTTCCAGATTGGGTGGCTCAGACGGTTTGGTACCAAATATTTCCTGAGCGCTTCGCCAATGGGAATCCAGCTATTTCGCCAGAAGGCGTTCGTCCTTGGGACGCCTCTATTGCTCCTCAAGTATTGGATTTCTTTGGTGGTGATTTGCAAGGGATTATCGATCACTTAGATTACTTGCAGGAGTTAGGGATTACAGGGCTCTACCTTTGCCCGATTTTTGAATCTCCGAGTAACCACAAGTACGATACCATTGACTATTTTGAAATTGATCGCCATTTTGGAGATAAGGAGACCTTCCGCCAGCTAGTGAAAGAGGCTCACGCACGTGGGATGAAGATTATGCTGGATGCCGTCTTCAACCATATTGGCTATGATTCACCCCAATGGCAGGATGTGGTCAAACACGGGGAGAATTCGATTTACAAGGATTGGTTCCATATTAAAGAGTTCCCTGTCTCCTCAGAAAGTCTGTGGAATAGTCGCGACTTGTCTTACCATGCTTTTGCCTTTGCAGGCTATATGCCTAAGCTCAATACGGCTATTCCTGAGGTGAAGGCCTATCTTTTGAAGGTTGCGACTTACTGGATTGAAGAGTTTAATATTGATGCTTGGCGACTGGATGTGGCCAATGAGATCGACCATCAATTCTGGCGAGATTTCCGTAAGGCGGTCTTAGCCAAGAAACCAAACCTCTATATCCTCGGAGAAATCTGGCATTCGTCACAACCTTGGCTCAAGGGCGATGAGTTCCATGCGGTGATGAACTATCCCCTCTCTGAAAGTATCAAGGATTATTTCCTGCGGGGGCATAAGGAGACGCAACGCTTCATTTGGGAGATCAATAGCCAGTCTATGTACTACAGGCAGCAGATTTCTGAGGTTATGTTTAACCTCTTAGACTCGCATGATACAGAGCGCATTTTGACGACGGCCAAAGGCAATCTTCAGTCTGTCAAGTCTGCTCTGTCATTCCTCTATCTGCAACGAGGTACGCCCTGTATTTATTATGGAACGGAGCTAGCCCTCATCGGTGGTCCAGACCCTGATTGCCGCCGTGTCATGCCATGGGAGCGCGTGTCTGCGGACAACGATATGCTGAACTTTATGAAGGACTTGATCCAGCTCCGAAAAGAAGTAGCGGGCTTGATCCAGCATGGTAAAGTGAGTCTGGAAGAAGTAGAGCCAGATGTAGTAGCAGTAGAATGGCAGCATGAAGGTGACATGCTCAAAGCCTACTTTAACCAGTCGAAGAAAGACGTTGTCTTAGAAAGAGGACAGGCAGATCTGATGAGTCTTGGAAGCATTTCCCATGATCGCTTGATCATTCAGCCAAATGGCTTTGTTATTTATAGAGAAAATTAG
- a CDS encoding DUF4300 family protein — protein MKPSKKIMLLTSCALAIFALTACGTNQKQSKEKQESSTVQKASSDKEHYKGTYSNLNSKASVEEVRALLSAYLDQESVDKFLGLVTDYDNIVGSVGLTGDFSTFKKTEYDVEKISDLWTKKKGDFVGTNCRINSYTLLKNRIEIPKQKADSELLFVDNDAIEKGKVFDEADKEAFNILYSRVPTEATTDVKVHAKKMEEYFANFKFNENARMLSVIVHDNLDGNTLFVGHVGVLVPAKDGYLFVEKLTFEEPYQAIKFATKEDVYKYLETKYQDYTGEGLAKPFIMDNEKWVETK, from the coding sequence ATGAAACCATCTAAAAAAATCATGCTCCTTACTAGCTGTGCCTTGGCTATCTTTGCTTTAACGGCTTGTGGGACCAACCAAAAGCAATCCAAGGAAAAGCAGGAAAGCTCCACTGTCCAAAAGGCCAGTTCAGACAAGGAGCACTACAAGGGAACTTACAGCAACCTCAATAGCAAGGCTAGTGTCGAAGAAGTGCGTGCTCTCTTATCTGCTTATTTGGATCAGGAGAGTGTAGACAAGTTTTTGGGTCTAGTAACGGACTATGATAATATCGTTGGATCTGTTGGCTTGACGGGCGACTTTAGCACCTTCAAAAAGACGGAATACGATGTGGAGAAGATTAGTGACTTGTGGACCAAGAAAAAGGGAGATTTCGTCGGGACCAACTGCCGGATCAATAGTTATACCTTGTTGAAGAACCGCATCGAGATCCCTAAGCAAAAGGCGGACAGTGAACTCTTGTTCGTGGACAATGATGCTATTGAGAAAGGGAAAGTCTTTGATGAGGCAGACAAGGAGGCCTTTAACATTCTGTATTCACGGGTTCCGACAGAGGCGACAACGGATGTCAAGGTCCATGCTAAGAAGATGGAAGAGTATTTTGCCAATTTCAAGTTCAATGAAAATGCGCGCATGCTTTCTGTCATCGTTCATGATAACCTAGATGGCAATACCCTATTTGTCGGGCACGTCGGTGTCTTAGTTCCTGCCAAGGACGGCTACCTCTTTGTCGAAAAGCTGACCTTTGAAGAGCCTTATCAAGCGATCAAGTTTGCGACCAAGGAAGATGTCTACAAATACTTGGAGACCAAATACCAAGATTACACCGGTGAAGGTCTAGCTAAGCCCTTTATCATGGACAATGAAAAATGGGTTGAAACCAAATAG
- a CDS encoding GNAT family N-acetyltransferase, translating to MILETERLILRPWEERDAADLFQYASNPEVGPIAGWPVHTSVENSREIIKSYFSAPETYAIVLKETMQPVGSIGSMIGSASDKGIPDTEAEIGYWIGVPYWGQGLIPEAVREIMRHGFDDLKLEKLWCGYFDGNTKSKRVQEKCGFRYHHTKENVPSALEGVFRTEHITCLSKEEWISIK from the coding sequence ATGATTTTAGAAACGGAAAGATTGATTCTTCGCCCATGGGAAGAAAGAGATGCCGCTGATTTATTTCAATATGCTAGTAATCCAGAGGTGGGTCCGATTGCGGGGTGGCCTGTACATACTAGTGTTGAAAATAGCAGAGAGATTATAAAAAGTTATTTTTCCGCACCCGAGACATACGCCATCGTTTTAAAAGAAACGATGCAGCCAGTGGGTAGCATAGGGTCGATGATTGGCTCTGCAAGTGATAAAGGGATTCCTGATACTGAGGCGGAGATTGGCTACTGGATAGGAGTTCCCTATTGGGGTCAAGGTCTTATACCAGAAGCAGTTCGTGAGATAATGAGACATGGATTTGATGACTTGAAGCTGGAGAAATTGTGGTGCGGTTATTTTGACGGCAATACAAAATCAAAGAGAGTTCAGGAAAAATGTGGGTTCCGTTACCATCATACAAAAGAGAACGTTCCATCTGCATTGGAAGGTGTTTTTCGCACAGAACACATAACCTGTCTATCAAAGGAAGAGTGGATTTCAATTAAGTGA
- a CDS encoding TfoX/Sxy family protein yields MASSKEYLDFILEQLSDLEEISYRAMMGEYIIYYRGKIMGGIYDDRFLVKPVNSAMAYMPNAKYESPYDGAKEMLLVDDVDNKNYLTGLFNAMYDELPAPKPKK; encoded by the coding sequence ATGGCTTCAAGTAAAGAATATTTAGATTTCATTTTAGAACAACTATCCGATTTGGAAGAAATATCATATAGAGCAATGATGGGCGAATATATAATTTATTATCGAGGGAAAATCATGGGTGGAATTTATGATGATAGATTTTTAGTGAAGCCTGTTAACTCTGCAATGGCATATATGCCAAATGCAAAGTACGAGTCACCATATGATGGAGCAAAGGAAATGCTGTTGGTAGATGATGTTGACAACAAAAATTATTTAACTGGCTTATTCAATGCAATGTATGATGAATTACCTGCACCTAAACCAAAGAAATGA
- a CDS encoding ankyrin repeat domain-containing protein, producing the protein MQKTFQLLRRGDLEAVRQILDKKPEEVNAVSGDKPKRDQGQSLLQVAIKSGHLDIADLLIDRGANLNFIEEPTELNPFCQPVIQTAGGRAVFDCRRMIKRWNGQYEMYSSKEKADHSFKVFEKMLELGADISQKNSHGGTLLQTILIETKEVLPSYSWKTKETRDNVLITEELRHDLNRIYNLLIRYGVTSDEISAYYKIPLKELYQDSPTMEFLNRLDQSRS; encoded by the coding sequence ATGCAAAAAACTTTTCAGTTGTTGCGAAGAGGAGATCTAGAGGCCGTCCGTCAGATATTGGATAAAAAGCCAGAAGAAGTCAATGCTGTTTCGGGTGACAAACCCAAAAGAGATCAAGGGCAATCCCTTCTTCAAGTCGCTATCAAATCGGGACATCTAGATATTGCAGACTTACTCATTGATAGAGGGGCAAATCTTAACTTTATTGAAGAGCCGACAGAGCTGAATCCATTTTGTCAACCGGTCATCCAAACAGCCGGTGGACGAGCTGTATTTGACTGCAGGCGCATGATCAAACGTTGGAATGGCCAATATGAAATGTATTCGTCTAAGGAAAAGGCGGACCACTCTTTCAAGGTTTTCGAGAAAATGTTGGAACTTGGGGCAGATATCTCTCAGAAGAATAGTCATGGGGGAACCTTATTACAAACTATCTTAATAGAAACCAAAGAAGTTCTGCCATCTTATTCTTGGAAAACAAAAGAAACAAGAGATAATGTCCTCATCACGGAGGAATTACGTCATGATTTAAATCGTATTTATAATCTCCTGATTCGTTACGGTGTGACTTCGGACGAAATCTCTGCCTATTATAAGATTCCTCTCAAAGAACTTTACCAGGACAGCCCGACTATGGAATTCTTAAATCGCTTAGATCAGAGCAGATCTTGA
- a CDS encoding phosphoribosylanthranilate isomerase → MSLLFEEFKTICFHLNRVGITPTLMGSLGLEFRTKEKWGPSDIDIHVPGDPRGWEAPDYLRIYDWDKIMRVMKDLGYVLIDIHEHEFQKDRMSVEYGSIDSLPDFAGVSESDIELIHVEGITFRLPSLEQYLSIYKASSQDSYRNDHNNNKDFKKIEWLERHL, encoded by the coding sequence ATGAGTCTCTTATTTGAAGAATTTAAAACCATTTGTTTCCATTTAAATCGAGTCGGAATTACACCGACACTGATGGGTTCTTTGGGATTGGAGTTTAGAACGAAAGAAAAATGGGGGCCGTCTGACATTGACATTCATGTGCCTGGTGACCCTAGAGGTTGGGAAGCACCTGATTATCTCAGAATTTATGACTGGGACAAGATAATGAGAGTGATGAAAGACTTAGGCTACGTCTTAATAGATATTCATGAGCATGAATTCCAAAAGGATAGAATGAGTGTTGAATATGGAAGTATCGATTCCTTACCTGATTTTGCAGGAGTTTCGGAATCGGATATAGAGCTTATTCACGTTGAAGGCATCACTTTTCGTCTTCCAAGTCTGGAGCAGTATCTAAGTATTTACAAAGCTTCTTCTCAAGACTCCTATCGAAATGATCACAATAACAATAAGGATTTTAAAAAGATCGAGTGGCTGGAAAGACATTTGTAA
- a CDS encoding Type 1 glutamine amidotransferase-like domain-containing protein: MDEQIFLMGGNPPIKNHMIVNKIVSSRKIERIVIFTVYRENWEPYMKKYTEVIQSHFPNLNTDYLLLDTEQIDFDSYLDADLIIIGGGNTEKYLATYVNQQFKNYIDRMLNKGAKVMGFSAGALLLGEKVYVSPNDNSDHQIKIKNGLGLFSQFLISVHYDSWNDKVNKDRAEELVNVPIIPLNDHSCLVLDKLGNIIEKID; this comes from the coding sequence TTGGACGAACAAATTTTTTTGATGGGTGGAAATCCGCCGATAAAGAACCATATGATTGTTAATAAAATTGTTTCATCAAGGAAGATCGAAAGAATTGTCATTTTTACAGTTTATCGAGAAAATTGGGAACCGTATATGAAAAAGTACACGGAAGTTATCCAAAGCCATTTTCCTAACTTAAACACTGATTACTTACTCTTGGACACTGAGCAGATTGATTTTGATAGCTATCTAGATGCTGATCTAATTATTATCGGTGGTGGAAATACGGAAAAGTATTTAGCTACTTACGTCAATCAGCAGTTCAAAAATTATATCGATCGTATGCTGAATAAAGGGGCGAAAGTTATGGGATTTTCTGCAGGAGCCCTATTATTAGGAGAAAAAGTCTATGTTTCACCTAATGATAATTCAGATCATCAGATAAAGATAAAAAATGGATTAGGACTCTTTAGTCAGTTTTTAATTAGTGTTCATTATGATTCATGGAATGATAAAGTTAATAAGGATAGAGCTGAAGAACTCGTTAATGTTCCCATAATTCCACTAAATGATCATTCCTGTCTTGTATTAGATAAACTTGGAAACATTATTGAGAAAATTGACTAG
- a CDS encoding DUF7668 domain-containing protein, which produces MLYWLVIELVKKRILRAIHLNNYRDIIDCVDGSEVDDVRELLEYIDVSLQLNDFDKIDEYGVECNFHPNYEYSQLQVYEFNDQTGFAVEYQMTSNSELVDLTLQLEFLYNEDGYKLTSINVDPG; this is translated from the coding sequence ATACTATATTGGCTAGTAATTGAATTAGTAAAGAAAAGGATTTTAAGAGCAATTCATCTAAATAATTATAGAGATATTATAGATTGTGTTGATGGTTCAGAAGTTGATGATGTAAGAGAGTTGCTTGAATATATTGACGTTTCATTACAATTAAATGATTTTGATAAAATTGATGAATATGGTGTAGAATGTAATTTCCATCCGAATTATGAGTATTCTCAACTACAAGTTTATGAATTTAATGATCAAACTGGTTTTGCTGTTGAATATCAGATGACCTCTAATTCTGAATTAGTAGATTTAACCCTACAATTAGAATTTTTATACAATGAGGATGGTTACAAATTAACTTCCATAAATGTAGATCCTGGATAA
- a CDS encoding CbrC family protein has translation MNDSMKEYIHLKKQFQEQDKDSSSVLAFYEFADRLALLETPEAKQVLVDVYQELGLYASAFAIFSELVDKSDRKQVKKFFILEKMSLSHGDRFALPRPLTEKEKEAHKEKVRDLPTFRYHSDPLATGAFKEGEPKTCPSCGEENTIYYALRPYCVEELSHLCPTCISTGRAAQKFEAEFIQDADWQGVMDKEKAQILFCQTPGYSSWQGEYWLSCCQDYCAYLGTVGTHELEEMGIAEQVLAEYESRNEFQDVAEYLVKDGSMCGYLFRCLHCEQYHLWVDAD, from the coding sequence ATGAACGATTCGATGAAAGAATATATCCATCTTAAAAAGCAGTTCCAAGAACAAGATAAGGATTCATCCAGCGTGCTGGCTTTCTATGAATTTGCGGATCGGCTGGCCTTACTGGAAACTCCAGAAGCTAAGCAGGTCTTGGTGGATGTGTATCAGGAGTTGGGCTTGTATGCCAGTGCCTTTGCTATCTTCTCAGAGCTAGTAGACAAGTCTGATCGCAAGCAAGTTAAGAAATTCTTTATCTTAGAAAAGATGAGTCTCAGTCATGGCGATCGCTTTGCGCTCCCGCGTCCCTTGACTGAAAAAGAAAAAGAGGCTCATAAGGAGAAGGTCAGAGACTTGCCAACCTTCCGCTATCATTCGGATCCACTAGCGACTGGTGCCTTTAAGGAAGGGGAGCCCAAGACCTGTCCTTCGTGTGGGGAAGAAAACACTATCTATTATGCTTTGAGACCCTATTGTGTGGAGGAGCTAAGCCATCTCTGTCCGACTTGTATCTCTACTGGTCGTGCAGCCCAAAAGTTTGAAGCAGAGTTTATCCAAGATGCTGATTGGCAAGGGGTCATGGATAAGGAAAAAGCCCAGATTCTCTTCTGTCAAACTCCTGGCTATAGTAGTTGGCAAGGAGAATATTGGCTCTCCTGTTGTCAAGACTACTGTGCCTATCTGGGGACAGTTGGCACTCATGAACTGGAAGAGATGGGCATTGCTGAGCAAGTCTTAGCAGAATACGAGTCACGTAATGAATTTCAGGATGTGGCTGAATACTTAGTCAAGGATGGTTCCATGTGTGGCTATCTCTTTCGATGTCTCCATTGTGAACAATACCATCTGTGGGTTGATGCGGATTAG
- a CDS encoding Ltp family lipoprotein produces MMKKFLIFIFAIFVSLIGMFAIMYNSYIKAYENAHNHSSYSWTKETYPVEKYSNPFDEYNDNFELLFNLLVKKLFSPTLVEKEFKRAYETAKNLSADSPISMQAIKNKIKIYNYSEGANQYAVYKLNIDWKEQAVLAAKSLQKYRYSKEKLVEQLINVALFTQKEADYAVEQVNFDWKENAVKEAESYVNSGKISKEKLLEILVENKKFTQEEAEYAIEHAKIDLLD; encoded by the coding sequence ATGATGAAAAAATTTTTGATATTTATTTTTGCGATTTTTGTATCGTTGATAGGAATGTTCGCTATTATGTATAATAGTTATATTAAAGCTTATGAGAATGCTCATAATCATTCGAGTTATTCATGGACAAAAGAAACTTATCCTGTAGAAAAATACTCTAATCCATTTGATGAATATAATGATAATTTCGAATTATTATTTAATTTGCTTGTTAAAAAACTTTTTTCTCCAACTTTAGTAGAAAAAGAATTTAAAAGGGCATATGAAACAGCTAAAAATCTGTCAGCGGATTCTCCTATTTCGATGCAGGCTATCAAAAATAAAATAAAGATTTATAATTATTCTGAAGGCGCTAACCAGTACGCTGTATATAAGCTTAATATAGACTGGAAAGAGCAGGCTGTTTTAGCAGCAAAATCACTTCAAAAGTATCGTTATTCAAAAGAAAAGTTAGTTGAGCAACTGATAAATGTTGCACTATTTACTCAAAAAGAGGCTGACTATGCTGTAGAACAAGTAAATTTCGATTGGAAGGAGAATGCTGTGAAAGAAGCGGAATCTTATGTAAACAGTGGCAAGATTTCAAAAGAAAAGTTATTAGAAATACTTGTTGAGAATAAAAAATTCACTCAAGAAGAAGCTGAGTATGCTATAGAACATGCAAAAATAGATTTGTTGGATTAG